The following are from one region of the Salvia splendens isolate huo1 chromosome 2, SspV2, whole genome shotgun sequence genome:
- the LOC121775181 gene encoding uncharacterized protein LOC121775181 — translation MREEVLKEVLKLLSLGIIYSIPDKSRIKVVKNEKNELVPKDCQKEVRGFLGHAGFYRRFIKDFAKIAHPLTRLLQNDVDFIFDEACPGAFQLLKDKLVSAPIIRAPDRNHPFEAMCEASDYAVGIGEGVAVTGPRDSDKGKYQLNAEPWFADLANYLVTGKLPNTPESSRAQRMKIGSEAKYYFWDDPYLWRMGSDQTGGISTRDEMPQVLVIVCEVFDVWGMDFMGPFPSFYGNSYILVAVDYVSKWIEAKATATCEANEVTKFLKANIFSRYGVPRAVISE, via the exons atgagggaggaagtctTGAAGGAAGTTCTGAAACTACTGTCCTTGGGAATCATCTACTCGATCCCAGACAAGTCGAGGATAAAAGTGGTGaagaatgaaaagaatgagcttGTGCCCAAAGACTG TCAGAAGGAAGTGAGGGGATTCTTGGGCCACGCAGGATTCTACCGAAGGTTCATCAAAGACTTTGCAAAAATAGCACATCCACTTACCCGCCTCCTGCAGAACGATGTGGACTTCATCTTCGACGAGGCATGTCCAGGGGCCTTCCAACTTTTGAAGGACAAGCTCGTATCAGCCCCTATAATCAGAGCTCCAGACAGGAATCACCCCTTCGAGGCGATGTGCGAGGCCAGCGACTACGCCGTCGGG ATAGGAGAAGGTGTTGCAGTAACCGGTCCAAGAGATTCGGATAAAGGGAAGTATCAGCTGAATGCagagccatggtttgcggacCTGGCAAACTACTTAGTCACAGGAAAGCTGCCCAATACACCAGAGAGTTCTCGGGCCCAGCGGATGAAAATTGGGAGTGAGGCtaagtactatttttgggatgatCCTTACCTCTGGAGGATGGGTTCAGACCAG ACCGGAGGAATCTCCACTCGCGATGAAATGCCCCAGGTCCTAGTAATCGTCTGTGAAGTgttcgatgtctgggggatggacttcatgggtccattcccGTCTTTCTATGGAAATTCTTACATACTGGTGGCAGTAGATTATGTATCGAAGTGGATAGAGGCTAAGGCGACTGCCACATGTGAAGCAAATGAGGTCACGAAGTTCCTTAAGGCTAATATTTTCAGCCGATATGGAGTGCCGAGGGCAGTCATTTCAGAATAG